CCACCTCTCTCCGTCCACGTAGGAGTCATTCCCTGATGCGTTACCAGATCCGTGCGGCGTTCGCCGCCGTCGCCCTCGCCGGGCTCGTGGCGATCCCTGCCGCCGCCCGTGCGCAGCAGGCGCCGAAGCTGGCGTACGTCGACGTGCAGACCTTGATGGAGCAGGCCCCCGGCCGCGCCGATGCGCAGAAGCAGTTCGAGTCCGAGGCCGCGGCGATCCGCGCCGAGGAGCAGCGCATGAGCGACTCGCTCGACGCCGCGGTGCAGTCGTACCAGAAGTCGCAGGCCACGATGACGGCCGCGGCGAAGCAGGCGAAGGAGAAGCAGCTGCAGGACATGCAGCAGGGCTTCCAGCAGCGCGCGCAGGCGCTCGAGGCGCGCGGCCAGCAGCGCCAGCAGGAGCTGTCGCAGGTGTTCGAGTCGCTCGTGCGCGACGCGATCAACGACGTGCGCACGGGCGAGGGCTACGCGATGATCTTCGCCGGCGGCCCGAGCTCGGCGATGCTGTCGGCGGACAAGAGCCTCGACATCACGGACAAGGTGCTCACGCGCATGCGCACGATCGCCGCGACGCGTCCGGCGCCGACGAGCGCGCCGGCGACCCGCCCGGGGACCACTGCCGCGCCCGCGGCGTCGACCGGCGCTCCGGTGGCGGCGCCGGCGGGCGCGTCGCGCCCGAAGGTTCCCTGAGATCGTGTCGCTCGGCACGAGTGAGCAGCGGTCCGGCGGCGGTGGGGGCGTGTCCCTCACCGCCGCTGACGTTGCGCGACTCGTCGGTGGCCGCCTAACGGACGGCGGCGACGGCGCGCGCGCCATCCGCCGCGTCGCGCCGCTGCACCGCGCCGGCCCGGACGAGCTGACGTTCCTCGCGTCGGCGAAGTACGCGGACGCGTTCCGCGAGACGCGCGCAGGCGTCGTGCTGGTCGCTCCGGCGCTCGCGGACACGGCCGGCGCGCCCGACGCCGTCCGCATCGTGGTCGACAAGCCGCACGAGGCGCTGCTCGCCGTGCTGCCGGTGCTGTACGTCCAGGCGCCGCGCGAGACGGGGATCCATCCGACGGCGCGCATCGGACGCGGCGCGCACATCGGCGACGACGTCACGGTCGACGCGTACGCCATCGTCGGCGACGGCGTGGTGCTCGGGGACCGCGCGTGGGTGGAGACGCACTGCGTGGTCGGCGCCGGCGTGGAGGTCGGAGAGGACGCGCACCTCTATCCGGGCGTGACGCTCTACGCCGGCACGTCGTTAGGCCGGCGCGTGGCCGTGCACAGCGGCGCGCGTCTCGGCAGCGACGGCTTCGGCTACGTGTTCGGCGACGGCCAGCACCGCAAGATCCCGCACGTCGGCCGCTGCATCGTGGAGGACGACGTGGAGATCGGCGCGAACACGACGATCGACCGCGGCAGCGTCGACGACACGATCATCGGCGCAGGGACGAAGATCGACAACCTCGTGCACATCGGCCACAACTGCCGGATCGGGAAGCTGTGCCTGATCATGGCGCAGGTGGGGCTCGCCGGATCGACGACCGTGGAGGACGGCGTGATTCTCGCCGGGCAGGTGGGCGTGGCCGGGCATCTGACGATCGGCACGGGGGCGCGGATCGCCGCGCAGGCGGGCGTGGTGGGCGACGTGCCGGCCGGCGCGACGTACGGCGGCTATCCCGCGCGGCCGCACAAGGAATCGCTGCGCGCGCATGCGGCGACGTTCCGACTCGCGGAGCTGATGAAGCGCATCGAGCGGATGCTCGAGCGCAGCGAGGCCGAGCAGTGAGCGCGGTGGGCCAGCGCCGCACGATCGCGCGCGAGGCGACGCTCTCCGGCGTCGGGCTGCACCTCGGCGAGCCGTGCACGCTCGCGTTCCGCCCCGGCGGGGTGGGGCAGGGCATCGTGTTCCGCCGCGTGGATCTGCCCGACCGCCCGGAGATCCCGGCGCGTGTCGGCGTCGCCGTGGAGGCGCAGCGTCGCACGCAGCTCGGGACCGGCGACGACGCGCTGCACACGGTGGAGCACGTGCTCGCCGCCGTCGCCGGCGCGGGCATCGACGACCTCGTGATCGAGATGGACGCGGCCGAGCCGCCGATCCTCGACGGGAGCTCGGTGGAGTTCCTCGCCGCGCTCGACGGCGCGGGCGTGGTGGGGCACGGCGGCGCCGCCGACGTGCTGACGCTGGACGAGCCGGTGCGCGTGATCGACGGCGAGAGCGTGTACGAGGCGTTCCCCGCCGACGAGCTGCGCGTCGAGGTCTCGATCGACTTTCCGCACCCGTTGATCGGCCGCCAGTGCGGCCGCTACGTTGTCACGCCGGAGACGTTCCGCCGCGAGCTCGCGGCCGCACGTACGTTCGGGTTCGTCCGTGAGGTGGAGGCGCTGCGCGCGATGGGGCTCATCAAGGGCGCGTCGCTCGAGAACGCCGTGGTGCTCGACGAGACCGAGGTGATCTCGGACGGGCTGCGGTGGCCGGACGAGTTCGTGCGTCACAAGGCGATGGACTGCGTCGGCGACCTCGCGCTCGCCGGCGCGCGCGTGCAGGCGCGCATCGTCGCACAGAAGCCGAGCCACCGTGGCACGGTGACGCTCGTGCGGGCGCTCGTGCGTCACGGCCGGCTCGCCGGCAGCGGTGCGACGCCGACGCCGCCTCCTTCCTCCTCCCGCCCACCCGCTCAGAGGCACAGCGTGCTCGGCATCGAAGAGATCATGAAGGTGCTCCCGCACCGATACCCGTTCCTCCTCGTCGACCGCATCGTGGAGCTCGAGGAGAAGACGCGCGTCGTGGGGATCAAGAACGTCACGATCAACGAGCCGTTCTTCCAGGGACACTTCCCGGGGCATCCCATCATGCCGGGCGTGCTGATCGTCGAGGCGATGGCACAGACCGGCGGCATGCTGCTGCTCGGCGCGTTCCCCGACCCACAGGACAAGGTCGTGTACTTCACGTCGCTCGACAATGTGAAATTCCGGCGCCCCGTGAAGCCCGGCGACCAGCTCCGCTTCGAGCTCGACATCGTCCAGATTCGCGGTCCCGTGTGCAAGATGCGCGGTGTGGCGAAGGTGGACGGCCAGGTCGTGTGCGAGGCCGACATGGCGGCCATGGTGCGCGACCGATGAGCTCCACGGCGGTAGGGGAGGGCATGGGCATTCATCCGACCGCGATCGTGCACCCCGACGCGGTGCTCGGCGACAACGTCACCGTCGGCGCATACGCGATCATCGGCGAGAACTGCACGGTCGGCGACGACTGCGTGCTCGCCCCGCGCGCGGTGCTGGAGAGAAACGTTAGGCTCGGCCGCGGCGTGAAGGTCGGCATCGGCACGGTGCTGGGCGGCGACCCGCAGGACCTGAAGTTCCGCGGCGAGGAGACGTGGGTCGAGATCGGCGACGGCACGGTGATCCGCGAGTACACGACCGTCAATCGCGGCACCACGCAGTCGTACAAGACCACCGTCGGGCGCAACTGCCTGCTGATGTCGTACGTGCACCTCGGCCACGACTGTCACTTCGGTGACTACGTGATCGTGTCGAACGGGTCGCAGTTCGCCGGGCACGTCACGGTCGAGGACCGGGCGATCGTGTCGGGACTGTGCGCGTTCCACCAGTTCGTGCGCGTGGGTCGACACGCGTTCATCGGCGGCATGACCCGCGTGGCGAAGGACGCGCCGCCGTTCCTGCGCGCGTCCGGGAACCCGATGAAGCTGTACGGGCTGAACACGATCGGCCTGCAGCGCAGCGGCTTCGACGACGACACGCTGCACGAGCTGAAGCGCGCGTACCGGCTGCTGTTCCGCTCCGAGCTGATTCTCACGCAGGCGGTGGAGCGCGGCCGCGCGGAGCTGAACCTCGACGTGGAGCAGGTGCGGCAGATGCTCGACTTCGTGGAGGCGAGCGTCCGCGAGGGGCGCGGGGTGGGCTTCTGAGCGCGCAGCGCGCGGAGCGCGCGCTGCGGGTGGGCGTGGTGGGCGCCGGTGGGCTCGGCTACCATCACGTGCGCATCCTGCGCGAGATGCCCAGCGTGACGCTCGCCGGCTTCTACGAGCAGGACGAGGCGCGCCGCGCGCTCGTCGCCCGCGAGCTCGAGGCGCCCGCGTTCGACACGCTCGACGCGCTGCTCGACGCGACCGACGCGCTGAATGTCGTGGTGCCGACGCCGGCGCACTTCGACGTCGCGCGCGCGGCGCTCGCCCGCGGCAAGCACCTGCTCATCGAGAAGCCGATCACGACGACGCTGGAGCAGGCGGACGAGCTGATCGCGATGGCCGATCGCGCGGGCGTCGTCGTGCAGACGGGGCACGTCGAGCGGTTCAACCGCGCCATCCGCGCCGCGCTGCCGTACGTCGAGCGGCCGCGGTTCATCGAGAGCGACCGGCTGGCGCCGTTCAGCCCGCGCGGCAGCGACGTCGCCGTCGTCCTCGACCTCATGATCCACGACATCGACCTCGTGCGCACGCTCGTCGGCGCGCCGGTGGACGACGTGCGCGCGGTGGGCGTGCCGGTGCTCACGCCCACGGTCGACATCGCGAACGCGCGGCTCGGCTTCACGTCCGGCGCGGTCGCGAACATCACGGCGAGCCGCGTGTCGCGCGAGCGGCTGCGGAAGATCCGCATCTTCCAGCAGAGCGGCTACCTGTCGCTCGATCTCGCGGCGGGGACGGGCGAGTTCTTCCGGCTGCGCGGCGGCGTGGACGTCGCCTCGATCGCGAAAGCGCCGCCGCCGCTCGACCTCGCGATGTTCGTGGAGCGCGTGCCGCTCGAGGCGCCGGAGGGCGAGCCGCTGCGGCTCGAGTTCGACAGCTTCGTCGCGGCCGTGCGCGGCGAGCAGCCGGTGGCGGTGAGCGCGCGCGACGGCCGCGACGCGCTCGACGTGGCGCTGCGCATCGTGGGGGAGATCGAGCGCACGCTCCCGTCGCTGCGCGGCGCCGCGCTCGCGACGTCCTGATGCCTAACGGCAGAAGAGAGGTGCTGTTCGTCGCCGGCGAGGCGTCGGGCGACCTGCACGCGGCGGGTGTGGCGCGCGAGCTGAAGCGGCTGCGCCCCGAGCTGCATCTCGCCGGCGTCGGCGGACGCCACTTGCAGGCGGCCGGCGTGGAGCTGCTGGAGGACGCCGAGCGCCTCGCGGTCATGGGCTTCGTCGAGGTGCTGAAGCACGTGCCGGCGCACTACGCGCTGCTGCGGCGGCTGCGCGCGCGGCTGCGCGGCGGATCCGTCGCGCTGCTCGTCCTCGTGGACTATCCCGGCTTCAACATGCGGCTCGCCGCCGAAGCGCGCCGCGCCGGCGTGCCCGTGCTGTACTTCATCACGCCGCAAGTGTGGGCGTGGCGCAAGAACCGGCTGCGCAACATGGCGCGCGTCATCACGAAGGCCGCCGTGATCCTGCCGTTCGAGGAGAAGCTGCTCCGCGACCACGGCATCGACGCGACGTTCGTCGGCCATCCGATGCTCGATCGCGCGCAGTCGCTCCCGACGCAGTCGGAGGCGCGCGCGGAGCTCGGCCTGCCGCAGGACGGCAAGGTGCTCGCGCTGTTCCCGGGGAGTCGCATGCAGGAGATCGAGCGCCACCTCGACGACTTCGTGGCGACGGCGCGCCGCCTCGAGACCGAGGTGCGCGGGCTCCGCGTCGTCGTGAGCCTCGCGCCGACGGTGCGCATCGATCCGGCGCGCTGCCCGTACCCGATGGTGGATTCTGGCTCGCTGCTGCTGCTGCGCGCGGCGACGGCGGCGCTCTGCAAGAGCGGCACGACGACGCTCGAGGCCGCGGTCGCCGGCTGTCCGCTCGTCGTGGCGTATCGCACGAGCCGGTGGACGTACGAGGTCGCGCGCCGCGTGGTGGAGATCCCGCGCATCGGTCTCGTGAACGTCGTCGCGGCGCGCGAGGTGGCGAAGGAGTTCGTGCAGGACGCGGTGCAGCCCGAGGCGATGGCGGCCGCGCTGAAGCCGCTGCTCTGCAACGCCGGTGACCAGCAGCGCATGCGCGTGCAGCTCGCCCGGGTCCGGTCGATGTTGGGCAGACCCGGCGCGGACGTGCGCGTCGCCGAGATCGCGAGCGGCATGGTGGCGTGAGCGATCCCGCACCGGGCCGCGACCAGGGCCGCGCCGAGCGTCGGCTGTGGCTGTACGTCCGGCTCGGCGTGCCGTTCGTGCGACTGCTCGCGTCGACGTGGCGCGTGCGCGAGATCGGGCGCGAGGGGTGGAACCAACGTCGCGCCGCGGGGCTCGCGACGATCACGGCGCTCTGGCACGGGCAGCTTCTCGTGCTCACGTCGCACCACCGCGACCTTGGCGCGGCGGTGCTCATCAGCGAGCACCGCGACGGCGAGATCATCGCGCGCGTGGTGGAGGCGTTCGGCTATCGCACCGTGCGCGGCTCGACGTCGCGCGGCGCGGGGCGCGCGCTGCTGGAGCTCGTGCGCGTGCTGCGCGGCGGCATCGACGTGGCGATCACCCCGGACGGCCCACGCGGCCCGCGCCACTCGTTCGCGCCCGGGGCGCTCGTCGCCGCGCAGCGCAGCGGCGCGCCGGTGGTCGGCGTGGTCGCGCACGTGAGCCGCGCGTGGCGCCTGCGGAGCTGGGACGGCTTCGAGATCCCGAAGCCGTTCGCGCGCGTGACGATCGCGTACAGCGAGCCGACGCCGGTGGACGTCGCGACGCCGCGCGAGGCGGTGGAGCAGGTGCCGCGCTTCGAGGCGTTGATGCGCGCGCTCGGCGAGCGGGCGGCGATGCGTGATGGTGGGGCCGGTGGCTGACCTCGCGGATCTCGCGTCGCACGTCTGGTACGGCCGCGACGGAATCGCGGCCATCGCGCGCGTCGCGCTCACTCCCGCGTCGCTCCTCTACGGTGTGGTGATGCGCATGCGCGACTCGCTGTACGATCGCCAGCTGCTGTCGTCGTACGTGCTCGCGCTGCCGGCGCTCAGCGTCGGCAACCTCACCGTCGGCGGCACGGGCAAGACGCCGGTGTCGTCGTGGATCGCGCGTCGCATGCAGGCGCTCGGCGCGCGACCGGCGATCGTGCTGCGCGGCTACGGAGACGACGAGCCGCTCGTGCACTCGCTGCTGTCGCCCGGCGTGACCGTCGTCACGGACGCCGATCGCGTGCGCGGCGTGGCGGAGGCGGCGAGCCGCGGCGCCGACGTCGCGGTGCTCGACGACGCGTTCCAGCACCGCCGCGCGCGACGCGACGCCGACGTCGTGCTCGTGAGCGCGGAGCAGGCGAGGGCAGACGCGCGGCTGCTGCCCGCGGGCCCGTACCGCGAGGCGCCATCGGCGTTGGGCCGCGCGTCGCTCCTCGTCGTGACGCGGAAGACCGCGTCGCTCGAGGAGGCCGCCGACGCCGCCTCGAGGATGGCGAGGCGGGCGCGGAACGTTCCAGCGGCGATCGTGGCGCTCGCGCTCGATGCGGTGCACGCGTGGCCCCCGGGCGGCGACGGCTCGCCGCTCGACGCGCTGGCCGGCGCGGCCGTGCTCGCGGTGGCCGCCGTGGGCGAGCCGGCCGCGTTCTTCGCGCAGCTCGCCGCGGCCGGTGCCGACGTCGCGCCGGCGGCATTTCCCGACCATCACGCGTTCACGCGCGCCGAGGCCGAGTCGTTAGCACGGCGCGCCGAGCGTGCCGTGCGCGGCGACGGTGCGGCGCGCGTGGTATGTACGCTGAAGGACGCCGTGAAGCTCGGTCCGCTCTGGCCTGACCTCGCGCCGCCCCTTTGGTATGTTTCACAGCGCGTGACCGTCGAGGCAGGCGGTGACGCGTTGAACGCCATCGTCGCGCGCGTGCTCGCCGCGCGCTCCCAACTCAACGATACGACCGGGGCCGCCCGGCCTTCCTAACCGTCTGCATGGGCACTGACCTTCGCCTTCCGACCGCGACCATCGTCCGGCCCGACAAGGACCGATTCCTGAACGAGGAGAACCCGTTCGAGGCGATGATGTCGCGCTTCGACCGGGCGGCAGCGCTGCTGGACCTCGACCCCGGCATCTACCAGGTGCTGCGGCATCCGGAGAAGCAGATCACGGTGAGCATTCCCGTGATGATGGATTCCGGCGAGGTGAAGGTGTTCATCGGCCACCGCGTGCTGTACAACACGTCGCGTGGACCCGCGAAGGGCGGCATCCGCTTCGACCTGAACGTCAACCTGGACGAGGTGACGGCGCTGGCCGCATGGATGACGTGGAAGTGCGCCGTCGTGAATTTGCCGTTTGGTGGTGCGAAAGGCGGCGTCGTGTGCGACCCGCTCGGCATGAGCGTCGGTGAGCTGGAGCGCCTCACGCGCCGCTACACCGCCGGCATCATCTCCGTGCTCGGCCCCGACTCCGACGTGCCGGCGCCCGACGTGAACACGAACGAGCGCGTGATGGCGTGGGTGATGGACACGTACTCCATGCACATGCGCCACACCGTCACGTCGGTCGTCACCGGCAAGCCGGTGGAGATGGGTGGCTCGCTCGGCCGCCGCGAGGCGACGGGGCGCGGCTGCATGATCGTCACCATGCAGGCGCTCCAGCAGCTCGGCATGCCGGTGCAGGGGACGACGGTCGCCGTGCAGGGGTTCGGCAACGTCGGCTCGGTCGCCGCGCAGCTGCTCGCGCGCCAGGGATGCAAGATCGTCGCGATCAGCGACCGCACCGGCGGCTACACGAACCCCACCGGCATCGACGTCGACGCGGCGATCGCGTACGTGCAGCGCCACAAGACGCTCGAGGGCTTCGCGGGCGGCGATCCGGTGAGCAACGACGAGCTGCTGACGCTCGACGTCGACGTGCTGGTGCCCGCCGCGCTGGAGAACGTCATCACGAGCAAGAACGCCGGGAAGATCCGCGCGAAGATCATCTGCGAGGGCGCGAACGGCCCGACCACGGCCGGCGCCGACGCCATCCTCGACGAGAAGGGGATCTTCGTCATCCCCGACATCCTCGCGAACGCGGGCGGCGTCACCGTCTCGTACTTCGAGTGGGTGCAGGACCGCGGCGGCTACTTCTGGTCCGAGGCGACGGTGAACGAGCGCCTCGAGGACATCATGGTGCGCAGCTTCCGCGACGTGCTCGCGCTGTCGAAGCAGCATCGTGTGAACATGCGCACGGCCGCGTACATGCTGTCGATCAGCCGCGTCGCGACGGTGCACCGGCTGCGCGGCATCTACGCCTGACGGCTCGCGTCGCGGGCGGCGCGGCCAGCTCCTCGGCCGCGCCGCCTGCGCGCTTCGGTCTCATGCGCATCGTGCTCGCGGTGGTCGGCCGTCCGCGCGGCGACGGCGTGGCGGACGCGATCGCCGAATACGAGACGCGCGCGGCGCGCTACTGGCCGCTGGAGGCGCACGAGGTGCGCGAGGAGCCGGCGCGGTCGTCGTCGCCCGAGATCGTGAAGCAGCGCGAGGGCGAGCGATTGCTGGCGAAGATCCCGGCTGCCGCGGTGCTCGTCGCGTGCGACGAGCGGGGCCTGGCCTGGACGTCGCAGCAGTTCGCCGCGTGGCTGCAGCGGCAGCGAGAGGAGGGGCGCGACGTCGCGTTCGTGATCGGCGGCGCGTACGGCCTCCCGCCCGCCGTGCGCGAGCGGGCCGCGGTGCGTCTCGCCGTGGCGCCGTGGACGCTGCCGCACGAGCTCGCGCGACTCGTGCTCGCCGAGCAGCTCTATCGCGCGGGGACGATCGTGCGCGGCGAGCCCTATCACAAGGCGTGAGGTCGCCCACTTCCCCCGCGGCCCGCGCTACGGCAGAGTGATTGCCAGCATCGAGAGACCACCATCACGGACGACCAGTGAGGCGAGATGGAGCGGCGGACGGAGCGAGTGACGATCGGGGCGGCGCCGGCGCGATGTCGCCGGGCGCGGCGCCGCGCGTGTCGAGCGTGACCGGCGCGCCCGTGATCGGCCGCGACGCCACGCCGCTGGCGGCGCCGGACGGCACGCTCGAGGTGCGGAGCGAGCCCCTCGGCGGCTCGCCGCTGTCACGCGCGGCGCAGGTCGGGATGGCGCCCGAAGGCTGGTTCGAGCCGGTGCCGGCGTCGTCCGGCGAGTGGCTGCGGCGCGTGGGCCGGGTCCGCGAGCAGTTCGCGGCGGGCGCGTGGCTGGAGCTGCTCGCGCCCGCGTTCGACGCGCACGGGCGCGCGGCCGAGCGGCTGCAGTCGGTCGCGGCGGGTGCGGGCGTGATCGTCACGACCGGTCAGCAGCCGGGGCTGTTCGGCGGGCCGCTCTACACGCTCAGCAAGGCGCTCGGCGCGCGCGCGCTCGCCGACGTGCTCGAGGAGTCGACCGGCATTCCCGTCGCGCCGGTGTTCTGGGCGGCGACCGACGATGCCGACTTCGCCGAGGCGAGCCACACGATCGTCGCGGGGCCGCACGGCGCCGTCGAGCTGCGCGCGACTTCGACCGCGCCTGAGGGCACGCCGATGAGCGCCGTGCCGCTCGGCGACGACGTGATCCCGCTGCTGGAGACGCTGCGCGGCGCCGCCGGCTCGGTGTCGTACGCGCCGGCGCTCGCCGCGGTCGAGGCAGCGTACCGATCCGGGGCGACGGTGGGCGGCGCGTACGTCGCGCTCATGCGGGCGCTGCTCGAGCCGTTAGGCATCGCGGTGCTCGACGCGTCGCACGAGGCGACGCGCGAGGCGAGCTTCCACCTGCTGCGCCGCGCGCTGCTGCAGGCGGCGGACATCGAGCGCGCGGTCGCGAAGCGCGGCGCCGACATCCGCGCCGCGGGCTTCACGCCGCAGGTGGAGGAGGTGGCGGGGCTGTCGCTCGTCTTCCGCTACGACGCGAGCGGCCGCAAGGCCCGCGTGCCCGTCGCCGACGCGCGCGCGCTCGTGACGCGCGTGAAGCACCACGAGCTCGGTCCGAACGTGCTGCTGCGTCCCGTGGTGGAGCGCACGATCCTGCCGACGGTGGCGTACGCGGCCGGGCCGGGCGAGCTGTCGTACTTCGCGCAGGTGAGCGCCGTGGCCGGCGCGTTAGGCGCGTCGACGCCGCTCGCCGTGCCGCGCTGGTCGGGCACGGTGATCGAGCCGCACGTCCGTCGCGCGCTCGCCCGCCTGGGCATCGACGTCGACGATCTCGCCGCGCCGGACGCCGCCGAAGGACGCCGCGCACGCGCGCGCATGCCGGCCGACGTGCGCGCCGCGCTCGACGGGCTCCGTGCCGACGTGGATGGACGCGTCGACGCGCTGCGCCGGGCCGAGGATGGCCGCGCGTCGGTTCCCGCTCCGGTGCTCGACGGCGCGCGCAACGCGCTGCGCCACCGCATCGACCGGCTGGAGCGCCGGTATCTCGCCGCGCTGAAGCGGCGCGACGACGAGGCGGCGCGCGACTTCACGACGGCCCGCGCGGCACTGTATCCGTTAGGCAAGCGGCAGGAGCGTGCGCTCAATCCGGTGCCGCTGCTCGCGCGACATGGACCGGCGCTGTGGGAGGCGATGCTCGCGCGCGCGCGAGCGCACGCGACGTCGCTCGTGGAGCGCGGCCACCCTCCGCGGCACGACGGATGACCACCGCGACCGCCGCGGCCGGCGACGAGCACCCGGAGCGCGGCCAGCCGACGAGCGGGGGCGTCGCGGCGCGGCGTCGTCCGCTCGCGGCGCGTGGCGGCGCGGCGGCGATGCTCGTGGCGCTCGGCATCTTCCTGTCGCGCATCTTCGGCCTCGTGCGCAGCCGCGTGATGGCGCGCTACCTGGGCACGAGCGACGCGGCCGACGCCTTCACGTCCGCGCTGCGCATCCCGAACTTCCTGCAGAACCTGTTCGGCGAGGGCGTGCTGTCCGCGTCGTTCATCCCCGTCTACGCGAAGCTGCTCGCGGAGGGTGACGAGGACGAGGCGGACCGCGTCGCGGGCGCGGTGTTCGGCCTGCTCGCCGCGACGGTCGCGCTGCTCGTGGCGGCGGGCGTGCTCGCCACGCCGTTCTTCGTCGAGACGGTCGCGGCG
This DNA window, taken from Gemmatirosa kalamazoonensis, encodes the following:
- the bshC gene encoding bacillithiol biosynthesis cysteine-adding enzyme BshC, which translates into the protein MSPGAAPRVSSVTGAPVIGRDATPLAAPDGTLEVRSEPLGGSPLSRAAQVGMAPEGWFEPVPASSGEWLRRVGRVREQFAAGAWLELLAPAFDAHGRAAERLQSVAAGAGVIVTTGQQPGLFGGPLYTLSKALGARALADVLEESTGIPVAPVFWAATDDADFAEASHTIVAGPHGAVELRATSTAPEGTPMSAVPLGDDVIPLLETLRGAAGSVSYAPALAAVEAAYRSGATVGGAYVALMRALLEPLGIAVLDASHEATREASFHLLRRALLQAADIERAVAKRGADIRAAGFTPQVEEVAGLSLVFRYDASGRKARVPVADARALVTRVKHHELGPNVLLRPVVERTILPTVAYAAGPGELSYFAQVSAVAGALGASTPLAVPRWSGTVIEPHVRRALARLGIDVDDLAAPDAAEGRRARARMPADVRAALDGLRADVDGRVDALRRAEDGRASVPAPVLDGARNALRHRIDRLERRYLAALKRRDDEAARDFTTARAALYPLGKRQERALNPVPLLARHGPALWEAMLARARAHATSLVERGHPPRHDG